One Lagenorhynchus albirostris chromosome 8, mLagAlb1.1, whole genome shotgun sequence genomic region harbors:
- the WIPF3 gene encoding WAS/WASL-interacting protein family member 3 codes for MPLPPPLPPLPPPPPPSAPPVSTDASSLRKTDPKGRSALLADIQQGTRLRKVTQINDRSAPQIESSKGTNKEGGGPANSRGGSTPPALGDLFAGGFPVLRPAGQRDAAGGKTGQGPGSRAPSPRLPTKTISGPFNPPASPRLGDASEAHGVAGTVLPRPSMPAPPPPPLPPALPPPLPPPLPPALPPSSPAKAPLVSPPGPPAKGSAPVLAPPPPCAPPPPPPPPPPLAPSDKAVRPQLARLHLPPVPPPLPLLPPCGYPGLSADAASPAQDVPEPPAPPLPPPPPPPLPTYAPRTPRASLPAPPLPGANDSGEVPPPRPPKSPCFQAQPPEPSAQALPAPPALPGSQTFPQKKRPGRSPATSGGKLNPPPAPPARSPTTELSSRSQQAPAWTLTQQPGGQLRNGSLHIIDDFESKFTFHSMEDFPPPDEYKPCQKIYPSKIPRSRTRGPWLHTEAAGQSSDDIKGRNAQLSLKTLR; via the exons GTAAGTACAGATGCTTCCAGCTTGAGAAAGACAGATCCCAAAGGTCGGAGTGCACTGTTGGCTGATATCCAGCAAGGAACTCGCCTACGAAAAGTCACGCAGATCAATGACCGCAGTGCCCCGCAAATCGAGA GTTCTAAAGGAACCAACAAAGAAGGAGGAGGTCCTGCAAACTCTCGAGGCGGGAGCACGCCCCCAGCCCTGGGAGATCTGTTTGCTGGTGGCTTTCCAGTGTTACGACCAGCAGGCCAGAGGGATGCAGCAG GCGGCAAGACAGGGCAGGGCCCTGGCTCCCGAGCGCCTTCTCCCCGGCTTCCCACCAAAACTATCAGCGGCCCGTTCAACCCCCCTGCATCTCCCAGGCTAGGCGACGCCTCCGAGGCGCATGGCGTGGCCGGGACGGTCCTTCCTCGCCCCAGCATGCCCGCCCCACCTCCCCCGCCCTTACCCCCGGCCCTGCCCCCGCCCTTGCCCCCGCCCTTACCCCCGGCCCTGCCCCCGTCCTCCCCCGCCAAAGCCCCGCTGGTGTCCCCACCTGGCCCACCGGCCAAGGGGAGCGCTCCGGTGCTCGCACCCCCTCCGCCCTGTGCACCGCCGCCTccacccccgccgcccccgcccttGGCTCCCAGTGACAAGGCGGTGAGGCCTCAGCTAGCCCGCTTGCACCTACCGCCCGTCCCGCCCCCGctgcctctcctcccaccttGCGGGTACCCTGGGCTCAGTGCGGACGCTGCCAGCCCTGCCCAAGATGTGCCGGAGCCTCCAGCCCCTCCGCTCCCGCCGCCCCCACCGCCCCCGCTCCCCACTTACGCCCCACGCACCCCCAGAGCCTCTCTGCCTGCGCCCCCTTTGCCAGGCGCTAACGACAGCGGTGAAGTCCCACCCCCACGGCCCCCCAAGTCCCCATGCTTCCAGGCCCAGCCCCCCGAGCCCAGCGCGCAGGCCTTGCCGGCGCCACCTGCCCTTCCGGGGTCTCAGACGTTCCCGCAGAAGAAGAGGCCCGGCCGAAGCCCCG CGACCAGTGGGGGAAAGCTGAACCCGCCCCCAGCACCCCCCGCGAGGTCACCCACCACGGAGCTTTCAAGCAGGAGCCAGCAGGCCCCAGCCTGGACCCTGACCCAGCAGCCTGGAGGTCAGCTGCGGAACGGAAGCCTGCACATCATTG ATGACTTTGAGTCTAAATTCACGTTCCATTCTATGGAAGATTTTCCTCCTCCGGATGAGTATAAACCATGCCAGAAGATTTACCCCAGCAAGATCCCCAGAA GCCGCACACGTGGTCCCTGGCTCCACACTGAGGCGGCCGGCCAGAGCTCCGATGACATCAAAGGCAGAAATGCTCAG TTATCACTGAAGACACTCCGGTGA